A region from the Caldicellulosiruptor naganoensis genome encodes:
- the truD gene encoding tRNA pseudouridine(13) synthase TruD: protein MKIKVLPEDFIVKEKLDIEIKPSGKYKIYLLKKKHWNTIDALRFISKENKIPFEKIGCAGRKDRHALTFQYISVPREYDISFNRENVKLEFIGYSDDFVSPMILKGNYFEVVIRKIKNKDERIFQRLDEIKKFGFPNYFDDQRFGSVENEEEFIGEKIVKKHYNGALKLYFTTIHPEDKREEKERKKKIFELWGDFEKVLPLCKTKVEKEIIKTLMKGKSRHYLIEAVNLIPKEEMSMFFSAYQSYIWNRTLSTVLPYYTDLLKPVKGKIMEYLIYKTLSDKALNELKNLKIPTVSSRIPYVNSLVNNTILEILNERGLKPSDFDLKKIRKSFYKSFLRPAIVFPENLEVSNFEEDDFYSGYFKLKLKFHLPAGSFATMLFKSLTIYIANT from the coding sequence TTGAAAATTAAGGTTCTTCCAGAAGATTTTATAGTCAAAGAAAAACTTGACATTGAGATAAAACCAAGCGGAAAGTACAAGATTTATCTTTTGAAAAAGAAGCACTGGAACACAATTGATGCGTTAAGATTTATATCAAAAGAGAACAAGATTCCATTTGAGAAAATAGGCTGCGCAGGAAGAAAAGACAGACATGCTCTTACTTTTCAGTATATTTCTGTACCAAGAGAATATGACATAAGTTTCAATAGAGAAAATGTTAAGCTTGAATTTATAGGGTATTCAGATGATTTTGTTTCACCTATGATACTCAAAGGCAATTATTTTGAAGTAGTAATAAGGAAGATAAAGAATAAGGATGAAAGAATTTTTCAGAGACTTGATGAGATAAAGAAATTTGGTTTTCCAAATTATTTTGATGACCAGCGTTTCGGAAGTGTCGAAAACGAAGAGGAATTTATCGGTGAGAAGATAGTAAAAAAACATTACAACGGAGCACTAAAACTCTATTTTACAACCATTCATCCTGAGGATAAAAGAGAAGAAAAGGAAAGAAAGAAAAAGATATTTGAGCTTTGGGGGGACTTCGAAAAAGTACTTCCTCTTTGCAAAACAAAGGTTGAGAAAGAGATAATAAAGACTTTAATGAAAGGCAAAAGCAGACACTATTTAATCGAAGCTGTAAACCTCATACCAAAAGAAGAGATGTCAATGTTTTTCTCTGCTTACCAGAGCTATATCTGGAACAGGACTTTAAGCACAGTTTTACCATATTATACTGATTTGCTAAAACCTGTTAAGGGGAAGATTATGGAATATCTTATTTATAAAACACTTTCTGACAAAGCTTTGAATGAATTAAAAAATCTTAAAATTCCGACTGTATCATCAAGAATACCTTACGTAAATAGTCTTGTTAACAATACCATTTTGGAGATTTTAAATGAACGAGGGCTTAAACCTTCAGACTTTGACCTCAAAAAGATAAGAAAGTCGTTTTATAAATCATTTTTAAGACCTGCAATAGTCTTTCCAGAAAATCTTGAGGTTTCAAACTTTGAAGAAGATGACTTTTATAGCGGATATTTTAAACTAAAATTGAAATTTCATCTTCCAGCCGGCTCATTTGCCACAATGCTTTTTAAAAGTTTAACAATATACATTGCGAACACATAA
- the hepT gene encoding type VII toxin-antitoxin system HepT family RNase toxin — MQLKHVCINIGNRIISIEQTKGKNIKTPETYADIFLALSQLGIINDEFSTRLSQMARFRNKLVHLYWEIDDSLVYRFIKENMQDFEEYICCIKKYIQNN, encoded by the coding sequence TTGCAATTGAAACATGTATGTATCAACATTGGAAATAGGATAATTTCAATAGAACAAACAAAAGGTAAAAATATAAAAACGCCTGAAACATATGCAGATATATTTTTGGCATTGTCTCAATTAGGTATTATTAATGACGAATTTAGCACAAGGCTTTCTCAAATGGCAAGGTTTAGAAACAAACTGGTACATCTTTATTGGGAAATTGATGATAGTTTGGTTTATAGGTTTATAAAAGAAAATATGCAAGATTTTGAAGAATATATTTGTTGTATAAAAAAGTATATCCAAAATAATTAA
- a CDS encoding YifB family Mg chelatase-like AAA ATPase — protein sequence MLAKILTSSYIGIKGFVVTVETDMTNGLPNFDIVGLPDVTIKESKERIKVAIKNSGFDFPNRRIIVNLAPASTKKEGSSFDLPIAISILKSSEQISPKLNPDDIAIIGELSLDGSVKKVNGALLMTIAALENNVKKIIVPYENRAECAVVKGIDVYPVRTLKEAIEVLNGSEDIKPYKIDLDNLNADHFTYDIDFSDIKGQEYVKRAVEIAVAGMHNLLLIGPPGAGKTMIAQRIPTILPPMTFEESLEVTKIYSCAGLLKEGEALILRRPFRSPHHTASSIAIIGGGKIPKPGEVSLAHNGVLFLDEFPEFDKKTIEVLRQPLEDGYITISRVNASIEYPAKFMLVCAMNPCKCGYFLSEDRECTCTPTQIRQYLSKISGPILDRIDVQVEVKAVKLENLNSSSCKDSSSMRKAIEKARQIQLERFKGLGIYYNSQMKGNHINKFCKLSQKEKALLEKAYNTLNLSLRGYSKILKVARTIADLEESEEIKIEHLHEAISYRLLERRLI from the coding sequence GTGCTTGCAAAAATTTTGACATCTTCATATATAGGGATAAAAGGCTTTGTTGTTACTGTTGAGACTGATATGACAAATGGACTTCCAAATTTTGATATTGTGGGACTTCCAGATGTTACTATAAAAGAGTCAAAAGAGAGAATAAAGGTTGCTATAAAAAACAGTGGATTTGATTTTCCAAACAGAAGAATAATTGTAAATCTTGCTCCTGCCAGCACTAAAAAAGAAGGCTCATCATTTGACCTTCCAATTGCTATTTCAATTCTAAAATCATCTGAGCAGATTAGTCCAAAGCTAAATCCAGACGACATTGCCATTATTGGTGAGCTTTCCTTAGATGGCAGCGTAAAAAAAGTGAATGGGGCACTTTTGATGACAATTGCTGCACTTGAAAATAACGTAAAAAAAATAATTGTGCCATACGAAAACAGGGCTGAGTGCGCAGTTGTAAAAGGAATAGATGTTTACCCTGTTAGGACATTGAAAGAGGCAATAGAAGTTTTAAATGGAAGTGAAGATATTAAACCGTATAAAATTGACTTAGATAATCTAAATGCAGATCATTTTACATATGACATTGATTTTAGTGACATAAAAGGGCAGGAGTATGTGAAAAGAGCAGTTGAGATTGCTGTTGCTGGTATGCACAATCTTTTATTAATTGGACCACCAGGGGCTGGTAAGACAATGATTGCACAGAGAATACCGACAATTTTGCCACCTATGACCTTTGAGGAAAGTTTAGAAGTTACAAAGATTTACAGCTGTGCAGGGCTTTTGAAAGAAGGCGAAGCACTCATACTAAGAAGACCTTTTAGAAGCCCACATCACACCGCTTCCTCAATTGCTATAATTGGTGGAGGTAAGATTCCAAAACCGGGTGAGGTTTCTCTTGCACACAATGGAGTATTGTTTTTAGACGAATTTCCAGAGTTTGATAAAAAGACAATTGAGGTTCTTCGCCAGCCTCTTGAAGATGGGTACATAACAATTTCAAGGGTAAATGCATCAATTGAGTATCCTGCCAAATTTATGCTTGTCTGTGCAATGAATCCATGTAAATGTGGATATTTTCTTTCTGAAGATCGGGAGTGCACATGTACCCCTACTCAAATCAGACAATACCTTAGCAAAATTTCCGGACCCATTTTAGACAGAATTGATGTCCAGGTTGAGGTGAAGGCTGTAAAGCTTGAAAATTTAAATTCTTCTTCTTGTAAAGACTCAAGTAGTATGAGAAAGGCAATTGAAAAAGCACGGCAAATTCAGCTTGAAAGGTTTAAAGGACTTGGGATTTACTATAATTCCCAGATGAAAGGAAACCATATAAACAAGTTTTGCAAACTTTCTCAAAAAGAAAAAGCCTTGCTTGAGAAGGCTTATAACACTTTGAATTTGTCTTTACGAGGGTATTCTAAGATTTTGAAGGTTGCAAGGACAATTGCAGACTTAGAAGAAAGCGAAGAAATTAAAATTGAGCATCTTCACGAGGCAATATCTTACAGGCTTTTAGAAAGAAGGCTTATTTAG
- a CDS encoding HepT-like ribonuclease domain-containing protein: protein MDEKILFHLKLLKKYTELLKDISKVDFEEYMANEILKGAVQRYLQIAIETCMYQHWK, encoded by the coding sequence ATGGACGAAAAAATATTATTTCATTTAAAGCTCTTAAAAAAATATACAGAGTTGTTGAAAGACATATCAAAAGTTGATTTTGAAGAATATATGGCAAATGAAATCTTAAAAGGTGCAGTGCAAAGGTATTTGCAAATTGCAATTGAAACATGTATGTATCAACATTGGAAATAG
- the rpmB gene encoding 50S ribosomal protein L28 — MAMCEICNKKVSFGNKVSHSNKKSRRTWKPNVKKIRVIINGTRKRIYVCTSCIKAGKVVRA; from the coding sequence ATGGCTATGTGTGAAATTTGCAATAAAAAAGTATCGTTCGGGAATAAAGTAAGTCACTCAAATAAAAAGTCAAGAAGAACTTGGAAACCAAATGTAAAGAAGATTAGAGTAATAATAAATGGTACAAGAAAGAGAATTTATGTGTGCACAAGCTGTATTAAGGCTGGTAAAGTTGTCCGAGCTTAA
- the mntA gene encoding type VII toxin-antitoxin system MntA family adenylyltransferase antitoxin, with protein sequence MIRINKIDIDHAKKAIEDLGAFFSRFGDKVVVAYLFGSFAAETYTPLSDIDIAVLLREELSKEAVEELENEILDGLMKIFKTDEIDLITLNSAPLSVRYGVLKTAKMVYCSNIEKTIDFQTEVISKYLDIKPYREEFYREFLKSL encoded by the coding sequence ATGATAAGGATAAATAAAATTGATATTGATCATGCTAAAAAAGCTATTGAAGATTTGGGTGCATTTTTCAGCAGGTTTGGTGACAAGGTTGTTGTTGCTTATCTTTTTGGCTCATTTGCAGCTGAAACATATACTCCCCTTTCTGACATAGACATAGCGGTTCTGCTTAGAGAAGAACTTTCTAAAGAAGCGGTTGAAGAACTTGAAAATGAGATTCTTGATGGACTCATGAAAATCTTTAAGACTGACGAAATTGACCTTATTACACTCAACAGTGCACCTTTGTCTGTGAGATACGGTGTATTAAAAACTGCAAAGATGGTGTACTGCAGCAATATTGAAAAAACGATTGACTTTCAAACAGAGGTCATTTCAAAGTATCTTGATATAAAGCCTTATAGGGAAGAATTTTATAGGGAATTTTTGAAATCTTTGTAA
- a CDS encoding bis-aminopropyl spermidine synthase family protein, producing the protein MDELRSAVEFVKTKTKVNVNERDIEKVMAALNSTNHFWEAIFLSQKPFAVVRETINYLISIDFVKSNENGNLMLTQKGKEFIEQKGIPVVKNYTCQCCEGRGIVFTEIKDAYEKFKEIVKTRPDAIVEYDQGYVTEETAFSRIALMIKKGDLVGKRLIVFGDDDLVSIAAALTKLPTEVLVLEIDKRLVDFINKAAKEYNLNLKAIEYDFRNKLPDELVKSFDTFTIDPPETIEALDLCFTRTTSSLKGAGCAGYFGLTNIEASLSKWHEFQKLLLNKFNAVITDIIENFNHYVNWNYLLPSLESNLNFVNVQPKLNWYTSSMYRIELVKDVEIVNEDINCELYIDNEAILYKG; encoded by the coding sequence GTGGATGAACTAAGGAGCGCAGTGGAATTTGTAAAGACCAAGACAAAGGTAAATGTAAACGAAAGAGATATCGAAAAGGTAATGGCAGCATTGAACTCCACAAATCACTTTTGGGAAGCAATATTTCTTTCACAAAAGCCGTTTGCTGTTGTGAGGGAAACAATTAACTATCTTATTTCAATAGATTTTGTAAAATCAAATGAAAATGGTAATTTAATGCTTACACAGAAAGGAAAAGAATTTATTGAGCAAAAAGGCATTCCCGTTGTGAAGAATTACACATGCCAATGCTGCGAAGGCCGCGGTATTGTATTTACTGAAATAAAAGACGCTTATGAAAAGTTTAAAGAGATAGTAAAAACAAGACCTGATGCAATAGTTGAGTACGACCAAGGTTATGTTACCGAAGAAACAGCTTTTTCAAGAATTGCTCTTATGATTAAAAAAGGCGACCTTGTAGGAAAGAGACTCATTGTATTTGGCGATGATGATCTGGTATCAATTGCAGCAGCTTTGACAAAACTTCCAACAGAAGTATTGGTATTAGAGATTGACAAAAGACTTGTAGATTTTATAAACAAAGCTGCAAAAGAATATAATCTCAATTTGAAAGCAATTGAGTATGACTTCAGAAACAAGCTTCCTGATGAACTTGTAAAAAGCTTTGACACATTTACAATCGACCCACCAGAGACAATTGAAGCTTTGGACTTGTGCTTTACAAGAACGACCTCAAGCTTAAAAGGTGCAGGTTGTGCAGGATACTTCGGTCTTACAAATATTGAAGCATCACTTTCAAAATGGCATGAATTTCAAAAACTTCTTTTGAATAAATTCAATGCAGTCATCACAGATATTATTGAAAACTTCAATCATTATGTTAACTGGAACTATTTGCTTCCTTCTTTAGAGAGTAATCTCAACTTTGTAAATGTACAGCCGAAACTCAACTGGTACACATCCAGTATGTATAGAATTGAACTTGTGAAGGATGTTGAAATTGTAAACGAAGATATTAATTGCGAACTTTATATAGACAATGAAGCAATCCTGTACAAAGGATAA
- a CDS encoding LacI family DNA-binding transcriptional regulator codes for MVTIKDIAREAGVSPSTVSRVLSGKAKISPETTKRVMDAIKRLGYIPNASAKSLVMKKAYSIGIFMPRRLEQTLTSTFFDQVVSGICSYINNTEYEIVLTIVPPEKEKESLERLIKSRKVDGFILLTSRINDYAIRYLRSIKFPFVLIGSPDKDKDYVNWVDNDNKRAGFDATEYLIKLGHTQIGFLGGMENLVLTQDRLSGYKSALSKYKIPVENQYIMFTEFDEQSSYEKAKQLLTLKNRPTAIVCIDEVVAYAAVKACRELDLKVGYDVSIIGFNESIFSKLSSPRLTTVDTNIFYLGYYAAEMLMKELEEPYKTYKRLIVQHSIVEGETCRAI; via the coding sequence ATGGTAACCATAAAGGATATAGCAAGAGAAGCAGGGGTGTCACCTTCAACAGTATCACGAGTACTTTCTGGCAAAGCAAAGATTTCACCTGAGACAACAAAAAGAGTGATGGACGCAATTAAGCGGCTTGGATATATTCCCAATGCGAGTGCAAAAAGCCTTGTGATGAAAAAGGCATACTCTATAGGGATTTTCATGCCACGAAGACTTGAGCAGACACTTACAAGCACCTTTTTTGACCAGGTGGTATCTGGGATTTGCAGTTATATTAACAACACAGAATATGAGATTGTGCTGACTATTGTACCGCCAGAAAAGGAAAAGGAAAGCTTAGAAAGACTAATAAAAAGCAGGAAAGTGGATGGATTTATCCTCCTCACCTCCCGTATAAATGACTATGCTATCAGATATCTTCGTTCTATCAAGTTTCCTTTTGTTTTAATAGGTTCACCTGATAAAGACAAGGATTATGTGAACTGGGTTGACAATGACAACAAAAGAGCAGGGTTTGACGCAACAGAGTATTTAATCAAGCTTGGACACACTCAAATAGGTTTTTTAGGTGGTATGGAAAATCTTGTTTTAACTCAGGATAGACTCTCTGGCTATAAGAGTGCTTTGAGCAAATATAAAATTCCAGTTGAAAACCAATATATTATGTTCACAGAGTTTGATGAGCAAAGTTCATATGAAAAGGCAAAGCAGTTGTTGACTTTAAAAAATAGGCCAACTGCTATTGTCTGTATTGACGAGGTTGTGGCATATGCAGCAGTAAAAGCATGCAGAGAACTTGATTTGAAAGTAGGGTATGATGTGTCTATAATTGGATTTAATGAGTCCATCTTTTCTAAGCTGTCTTCACCAAGGCTTACTACAGTTGACACTAACATATTTTACCTTGGCTATTATGCTGCTGAAATGCTTATGAAAGAGTTAGAAGAACCGTATAAAACTTACAAAAGACTTATAGTGCAGCATTCAATTGTAGAAGGAGAGACTTGTAGAGCTATTTAA
- a CDS encoding alpha/beta hydrolase yields the protein MQKHVEIKNKIGQVLRGYLHVPNEFEGRVPAVAIFHGFTGNKMEPHFIFVKLSRLLENYGIASVRFDFAGSGESDGEFYDMTVTREIDDARCILDYLFSLDFVDKQKVSIVGLSLGGAIASYLAGEYREKLHKVVLWAPAGNMKEIARNVVESNPLIKEKGYIDLGGLLLSQDFYYDLQKYDFFEAIKKYPNKVLILHGTNDTAVPVEVGRKYKEILGDRALLVEIEGADHTFNKYEWERIVLDKTVEFLRE from the coding sequence TTGCAAAAGCATGTTGAAATAAAAAATAAGATTGGTCAGGTTCTGCGCGGATATTTACATGTGCCAAATGAGTTTGAAGGAAGAGTGCCTGCAGTTGCAATCTTTCACGGTTTTACAGGCAACAAAATGGAACCGCATTTCATATTTGTGAAGTTGTCTCGTTTGCTTGAAAACTATGGTATTGCAAGTGTTAGGTTTGACTTTGCAGGCTCTGGTGAATCAGACGGTGAATTTTACGACATGACGGTAACTCGCGAGATTGACGATGCAAGGTGTATACTTGACTATCTATTTTCACTGGACTTTGTTGACAAGCAAAAGGTGTCAATTGTAGGGCTGTCTCTCGGTGGTGCAATTGCTTCATATCTTGCTGGTGAGTACAGAGAAAAACTTCACAAGGTTGTACTGTGGGCGCCTGCCGGAAATATGAAAGAAATTGCAAGAAATGTAGTTGAGAGTAACCCACTTATTAAAGAGAAAGGATATATTGATTTGGGTGGTCTTCTTTTATCGCAGGATTTTTATTATGATTTGCAAAAGTATGATTTCTTCGAAGCAATAAAGAAGTATCCAAATAAAGTTTTAATTTTGCACGGCACAAACGACACAGCAGTTCCGGTTGAAGTTGGGAGAAAATACAAAGAGATTTTAGGTGATAGAGCGCTGCTTGTTGAGATAGAAGGTGCTGATCACACATTTAACAAATATGAGTGGGAAAGGATTGTGTTAGACAAGACAGTTGAGTTTTTGAGGGAATAA